The Neochlamydia sp. S13 genome has a segment encoding these proteins:
- a CDS encoding 1-deoxy-D-xylulose-5-phosphate synthase, with the protein MSTTILETIQSPEDIKPLPLAALNTLADEIRRRIIEVMSINGGHLASNLGAIELTLALHKAFSSPLDKFLWDVSHQTYTHKILTGRNQLFPTIRQYKGLCGFSHPKESPHDHFYAGHAGTALSLGLGLAKNRDLTKRSEYIIPIIGDATLTCGLSLEALNNIPRDLKRFIVILNDNEMSISKNVGAITRILSRLLSNPTTDKIYQELDTLVSKIPSYGPFLAKQGHKITESMKNLVSPAAFFEHYGLSYIGPIDGHDIKKMVEIFEEIKDAKWPVLLHILTNKGQGMEEAVKNPISYHGARPFNPGTGKFLPALTAKLTFPKIFGSHLLKMAENDPSVVAVTPAMSAGSCLEDFMKKFPERCYDVGIAESHAITYCGGLAYGRKMKVFASIYATFLQRALDNVFHDVCLQELPVIFAIDRSGISGPDGATHHGIYDLSFLNAMPNMIISQPRDGHMLRELMESAPTWGHPAAIRYPNMMTEDREEPLNYRFPGKGEILAEGEEILIISLGHMNTIAFQVREILQQQGYHPTIMDPIFVKPLDADLICKMLMSHQKIVTLEEHSVASGMGSIINHFLLSKGYTNIQVLNFGIPELFLDQGSHAEIIQEIGLSALQIAHRILLHFSLQKTQQAHA; encoded by the coding sequence ATGAGCACGACTATCCTGGAGACAATTCAATCCCCCGAAGACATCAAACCACTTCCTTTAGCCGCTTTAAACACTCTTGCCGATGAGATCAGACGACGTATTATTGAGGTAATGTCGATTAATGGAGGACATCTTGCTTCTAACTTAGGAGCCATTGAACTAACTCTTGCCTTACATAAAGCTTTTTCTTCTCCTCTGGACAAATTTTTATGGGATGTAAGCCACCAGACCTACACGCACAAAATTTTAACGGGACGCAATCAACTATTCCCTACCATCCGCCAATACAAAGGGCTATGTGGCTTTAGCCATCCTAAAGAATCCCCCCATGATCATTTCTATGCAGGACATGCTGGTACAGCCCTATCCTTAGGCTTAGGCCTGGCAAAAAACCGCGATCTAACCAAGCGTTCTGAGTATATCATCCCTATTATTGGGGACGCTACCCTTACCTGCGGCTTATCTTTAGAGGCATTAAATAATATTCCTCGGGATTTAAAACGCTTTATTGTGATCTTAAATGACAATGAAATGTCCATCTCTAAAAATGTAGGCGCTATTACGCGAATTTTAAGTCGTTTACTTAGCAACCCAACTACCGATAAGATTTATCAAGAGTTAGACACTCTGGTTTCAAAAATTCCTAGCTATGGACCTTTTTTGGCCAAACAGGGTCATAAAATTACTGAATCAATGAAAAATTTGGTAAGTCCTGCGGCTTTCTTTGAGCATTACGGCCTTTCTTATATCGGTCCCATTGATGGCCATGACATCAAAAAAATGGTAGAAATTTTTGAAGAAATTAAAGATGCCAAATGGCCTGTCCTTCTCCATATATTAACTAATAAAGGGCAAGGCATGGAAGAAGCCGTTAAAAATCCCATTTCTTATCATGGAGCACGACCCTTCAACCCAGGAACCGGTAAATTTTTACCAGCATTAACAGCCAAACTTACTTTTCCAAAAATTTTTGGAAGCCATCTTTTAAAGATGGCCGAAAACGATCCCAGTGTAGTTGCCGTTACACCTGCAATGTCTGCAGGTTCATGTTTAGAAGACTTTATGAAAAAGTTTCCTGAACGCTGTTATGATGTCGGAATTGCTGAATCTCATGCAATTACTTATTGTGGAGGCTTGGCATATGGTCGTAAAATGAAGGTATTTGCCTCTATTTATGCTACCTTTCTCCAAAGAGCTTTAGATAATGTCTTTCACGATGTATGTTTACAAGAGCTCCCTGTCATCTTTGCCATCGACAGAAGTGGAATTTCAGGCCCCGATGGAGCGACTCATCATGGAATTTATGATCTTTCATTTTTAAATGCTATGCCCAATATGATCATCAGCCAGCCTCGTGATGGCCATATGCTACGCGAGCTGATGGAATCAGCACCTACATGGGGCCATCCAGCTGCGATACGTTACCCTAATATGATGACAGAAGATAGAGAAGAACCTTTAAATTATCGCTTTCCCGGAAAAGGAGAAATTTTAGCCGAAGGCGAAGAGATATTAATTATTTCTTTAGGCCATATGAATACTATAGCCTTTCAAGTACGTGAGATTCTTCAGCAACAAGGCTATCATCCTACTATTATGGACCCCATTTTCGTAAAGCCTTTAGATGCAGACCTTATTTGTAAGATGCTGATGTCTCATCAAAAAATTGTCACTTTAGAGGAACATTCGGTCGCTTCTGGAATGGGTAGTATTATCAATCATTTCTTGCTTTCTAAAGGCTATACAAACATTCAAGTATTAAATTTTGGTATCCCAGAACTTTTTCTTGATCAAGGGAGCCATGCAGAGATTATTCAGGAAATTGGTTTAAGCGCACTCCAAATTGCTCATCGTATTCTCTTACATTTTTCCTTGCAAAAAACTCAGCAAGCTCACGCTTAA
- a CDS encoding exodeoxyribonuclease VII small subunit, whose product MNEKELSFEAAFVRLEEILEKMNSGAISLDESLKLYEEADRLISSCQKRLLEAERKIEILVKNRNGEVVLDPDKKPLTQEFNS is encoded by the coding sequence GTGAATGAAAAAGAACTTAGTTTTGAAGCTGCTTTTGTACGGCTGGAAGAAATTTTAGAAAAAATGAATTCAGGGGCGATTAGCTTAGATGAATCATTAAAGCTATATGAAGAAGCTGATAGGCTTATTTCTAGCTGCCAAAAAAGGCTACTAGAAGCAGAGCGCAAAATTGAAATATTAGTGAAAAATCGTAATGGTGAGGTAGTATTAGACCCAGATAAAAAGCCACTCACGCAAGAATTTAATTCATAG